A single genomic interval of Labilibaculum sp. DW002 harbors:
- a CDS encoding CvfB family protein, with protein MSIIGQYAELKVAKIVDFGVYLEGEDESLILLPTRYVPLKTQLDDTIKVFIYRDSEDRIIATTLKPFATAGQFAYLQVKEVTNIGAFLEWGIAKDLLVPFSEQKDNMQLGYYYLVYIYVDNATGRIVGTAKLERVLRDKETSYEEGQEVEILIGRRNEMGYQVLINDDALGMLYKNEIFEYVLPGEKRKAFIKKVRLDDKIDVSLQRQGYRNEIPQAGEQILKQLREEDGFLPVNDKSTPEDIYSLLNMSKKSFKKAVGLLYKQKLITIEDAGIYLIK; from the coding sequence GTGAGTATAATAGGTCAATACGCAGAACTAAAAGTTGCCAAAATAGTAGATTTTGGTGTCTATCTTGAAGGAGAAGATGAATCATTAATTTTATTACCAACAAGATATGTACCTCTTAAAACCCAATTAGATGATACCATCAAGGTTTTTATCTATCGTGATTCGGAAGATCGAATTATCGCTACAACCTTAAAACCATTTGCAACGGCTGGTCAATTTGCTTATTTGCAAGTTAAAGAGGTTACCAATATTGGAGCATTTCTTGAGTGGGGAATTGCAAAGGACTTATTGGTTCCGTTTAGCGAACAAAAAGACAACATGCAGCTTGGTTATTACTATTTGGTATATATCTATGTTGATAATGCAACTGGTCGTATTGTTGGTACTGCAAAATTAGAACGAGTTCTTCGTGATAAAGAAACATCTTATGAAGAAGGCCAAGAAGTAGAAATATTGATTGGACGAAGAAATGAAATGGGATACCAAGTCTTGATTAACGATGATGCACTTGGAATGCTATATAAGAACGAAATCTTCGAATATGTTCTTCCAGGAGAAAAACGCAAAGCTTTTATCAAAAAAGTACGACTTGATGATAAAATCGATGTTAGTTTACAAAGACAAGGATATCGAAACGAAATACCGCAAGCAGGAGAACAAATCTTAAAACAATTAAGAGAAGAAGATGGATTTCTTCCCGTAAATGACAAAAGTACTCCTGAAGATATTTACAGCTTATTAAACATGAGTAAAAAAAGTTTTAAGAAGGCGGTAGGTTTACTTTACAAACAAAAACTTATCACAATTGAAGATGCTGGTATTTATTTAATCAAATAA